Proteins from one Phocoena phocoena chromosome 7, mPhoPho1.1, whole genome shotgun sequence genomic window:
- the LOC136126127 gene encoding DBIRD complex subunit ZNF326-like: MDFEDDYTHFACRNTYQSFNGMDRDYGPGSYGGMDRDHGHGSCGGQRSIDSYLNQSYGMDSHSGGGGGSR, encoded by the coding sequence ATGGACTTCGAGGACGATTACACACACTTTGCTTGCAGAAATACTTATCAGAGCTTTAATGGAATGGATCGTGATTATGGCCCCGGATCTTATGGAGGGATGGATCGTGACCATGGCCATGGATCCTGTGGGGGTCAAAGATCCATAGACTCCTACCTAAACCAGTCATATGGCATGGACAGtcacagtggtggtggtgggggtagCAGGTAA